The proteins below come from a single Heliangelus exortis chromosome 31, bHelExo1.hap1, whole genome shotgun sequence genomic window:
- the LOC139788995 gene encoding uncharacterized protein isoform X1 translates to MGKGVENKEQILGNMEEELLEKFCAAGPAHSENLLEAPSAPEIHQKVLPGVSKHRARALCCSSPHFSSPSPMVSPSRQRAASRRPAARRERRLQEPRPLRRLQLGLRLRLRLVDGQRHRREDEDPYDSERRGGSSGIPGKITAGMTSDRRTEFFHHLKHFGTSVKHQPDFTELKGAFLHPDPAHLPRPALGHQGVLCCHHLPHAGFGS, encoded by the exons ATGGGGAAGGGGGTTGAGAACAAGGAGCAAATTCTGGGGAACATGGAGGAAGAACTTCTGGAGAAGTTCTGTGCTGCTGGCCCAGCCCACTCAGAGAACCTCCTTGAGGCACCGAGTGCCCCAGAAATCCACCAGAAAGTCCTGCCTGGGGTCAGCAAGCACAGGGCCAGGGCcttgtgctgctcctcaccccacttttcctccccctctcccatgGTATCACCATCACGACAACGAGCGGCATCGCGACGACCCGCGGCGCGACGTGAGCGGCGGCTTCAAGAGCCACGACCTCTCCGACGACTGCAGCTGGGACTACGACtgag gCTACGACTCGTGGATGGGCAGCGGCACCGTCGTGAGGATGAGGATCCCTACGACAGcgagaggagaggggggagcaGTGGAATTCCCGGGAAGATTACAGCTGGGATGACATCCGACAGGAGGACAGAG TTCTTTCATCACTTGAAGCACTTTGGGACATCAGTGAAACACCAGCCAGATTTCACCGAGCTGAAAGGTGCATTTCTTCACCCTGATCCAGCTCATCTGCCTCGTCCTGCTCTGGGCCATCAAGGTGTCCTGTGCTGCCATCACCTTCCCCATGCTG GTTTTGGCTCCTGA